In the Streptomyces sp. cg36 genome, one interval contains:
- a CDS encoding NADH-quinone oxidoreductase subunit J, giving the protein MQLAVSATSTSTGEAFQFWVLGTVAVIGALCTVLMKKAVHSALCLAGTMIILAVFYLANGAYFLGIVQVVVYTGAIMMLFLFVVMLVGVTAADSLKETIKGQRVWAAVCGVGFGVLLVAGISNASLKHFNGLSQANSGGNVEGLATLIFTKYVFAFEITGALLITSAVGAMVLTHRERTERAKTQRELSEQRVRDGKHLPPLPAPGVYARHNAVDIAGLLPDGTPSELTVNQTLRGRGQIRDVSSEALSDLKALEQRSAERLGREEEAAK; this is encoded by the coding sequence ATGCAGCTCGCCGTCTCCGCCACCTCGACCTCGACGGGTGAGGCGTTCCAGTTCTGGGTGCTGGGCACGGTCGCCGTCATCGGGGCGCTGTGCACCGTACTGATGAAGAAGGCCGTGCACAGTGCGCTGTGCCTGGCCGGGACGATGATCATCCTGGCGGTCTTCTACCTCGCCAACGGGGCGTACTTCCTGGGCATCGTCCAGGTCGTCGTCTACACCGGCGCGATCATGATGCTCTTCCTCTTCGTGGTGATGCTGGTCGGTGTCACCGCGGCCGACTCGCTGAAGGAGACCATCAAGGGCCAGCGCGTCTGGGCCGCGGTCTGCGGGGTCGGCTTCGGGGTGCTGCTCGTCGCGGGCATCTCCAACGCCTCCCTGAAGCACTTCAACGGCCTCTCCCAGGCCAACTCGGGCGGCAACGTGGAGGGTCTGGCGACCCTCATCTTCACCAAGTACGTGTTCGCCTTCGAGATCACCGGCGCCCTGCTGATCACCTCGGCGGTCGGCGCGATGGTGCTCACGCACCGCGAGCGCACCGAGCGCGCCAAGACCCAGCGCGAGCTCTCCGAGCAGCGCGTGCGCGACGGCAAGCACCTGCCGCCGCTGCCCGCCCCCGGCGTCTACGCCCGGCACAACGCGGTGGACATCGCGGGCCTGCTGCCCGACGGCACCCCGTCCGAGCTCACCGTCAACCAGACGCTGCGCGGCCGGGGCCAGATCCGGGACGTGTCCAGCGAGGCGCTGTCCGACCTCAAGGCCCTGGAGCAGCGCTCCGCCGAGCGGCTCGGCCGGGAAGAGGAGGCCGCGAAGTGA
- the nuoN gene encoding NADH-quinone oxidoreductase subunit NuoN, which yields MSTAAAVHSLWTTAADGKVDKIPAPHIEYAQLAPTLIVVGAALVGVLVEAFVPRKSRYYAQVFLSVVALAAAFAAVVGLAADGYGTTKAHIAAMGAIAVDGPALFLQGTILLASIVAVFTFAERRLDPESHGNRVDSFAAQAASVPGSDSEKEAVKAGFTTTEVFPLALFAIAGMLVFPAANDLLTLFVALEVFSLPLYLLCALARRKRLMSQEAAVKYFLLGAFSSAFLLFGIALLYGYAGSVQYATIADVVDGTVQTVDPALAGTMGNDALLLIGGAMILAGLLFKVGAVPFHMWTPDVYQGAPTPVTGFMAAATKVAAFGALLRLLYVVLPGMRWDWRPVMWGVAIVTMVGGAVVAITQTDIKRLLAYSSIAHAGFILAGVIATNADGISSVLFYLGAYSFVTIGAFAVVTLVRDAGGEATHLSKWAGLGRRSPLVAAVFAVFLLAFAGIPLTSGFTGKFAVFKAAAEGGAGSLVVVGVISSAIAAFFYIRVIVLMFFSEPKADGPTVAVPSPLTMTAIGVGVAVTLVLGVAPQYFLDLAGQAGVFVR from the coding sequence GTGAGCACAGCAGCAGCTGTCCACAGCCTGTGGACGACGGCGGCCGACGGCAAGGTCGACAAGATCCCGGCGCCGCACATCGAGTACGCGCAGCTGGCGCCCACGCTGATCGTGGTCGGCGCGGCCCTGGTGGGCGTGCTCGTGGAGGCGTTCGTCCCGCGCAAGAGCCGTTACTACGCCCAGGTGTTCCTCTCCGTCGTCGCGCTCGCCGCCGCCTTCGCCGCGGTGGTCGGGCTCGCGGCGGACGGATACGGCACGACGAAGGCGCACATCGCGGCGATGGGCGCGATCGCCGTCGACGGCCCGGCGCTCTTCCTCCAGGGCACCATTCTCCTCGCCTCGATCGTCGCGGTCTTCACCTTCGCCGAGCGGCGTCTGGACCCCGAGTCGCACGGCAACCGGGTGGACTCGTTCGCGGCCCAGGCCGCGTCCGTGCCCGGCAGCGACAGCGAGAAGGAGGCGGTCAAGGCCGGTTTCACCACCACCGAGGTCTTCCCGCTGGCGCTCTTCGCGATCGCCGGCATGCTGGTCTTCCCGGCGGCCAACGACCTGCTGACGCTCTTCGTGGCCCTGGAGGTCTTCTCCCTGCCGCTGTACCTGCTCTGCGCGCTGGCCCGCCGCAAGCGGCTGATGTCGCAGGAAGCGGCCGTGAAGTACTTCCTGCTCGGCGCCTTCTCCTCGGCGTTCCTGCTGTTCGGCATCGCGCTCCTGTACGGGTACGCGGGCTCCGTCCAGTACGCGACGATCGCGGACGTCGTCGACGGCACGGTCCAGACCGTGGACCCGGCGCTCGCGGGCACCATGGGCAATGACGCGCTGCTGCTGATCGGCGGCGCGATGATCCTGGCGGGGCTGCTCTTCAAGGTCGGCGCGGTGCCGTTCCACATGTGGACGCCGGACGTCTACCAGGGCGCGCCCACCCCGGTCACCGGCTTCATGGCCGCCGCCACCAAGGTCGCCGCCTTCGGCGCGCTGCTGCGGCTGCTGTACGTGGTGCTGCCCGGGATGCGCTGGGACTGGCGCCCGGTGATGTGGGGCGTCGCCATCGTCACCATGGTCGGCGGCGCGGTCGTGGCGATCACCCAGACCGACATCAAGCGGCTCCTCGCGTACTCGTCGATCGCGCACGCGGGGTTCATCCTCGCCGGTGTGATCGCCACCAACGCGGACGGCATCTCGTCGGTGCTGTTCTACCTCGGGGCGTACTCGTTCGTGACGATCGGCGCCTTCGCGGTCGTCACGCTGGTGCGCGACGCGGGCGGCGAGGCGACGCACCTGTCCAAGTGGGCGGGGCTCGGCCGCCGTTCGCCCCTGGTGGCGGCGGTCTTCGCGGTCTTCCTGCTCGCCTTCGCCGGCATTCCGCTGACCTCCGGGTTCACCGGGAAGTTCGCGGTCTTCAAGGCGGCGGCGGAGGGCGGCGCCGGTTCGCTGGTCGTGGTCGGTGTGATCTCGTCCGCGATCGCCGCGTTCTTCTACATCCGGGTGATCGTGCTGATGTTCTTCAGCGAGCCGAAGGCGGACGGCCCGACGGTGGCCGTTCCCTCGCCGCTGACGATGACGGCGATCGGGGTCGGTGTCGCCGTGACGCTGGTCCTGGGTGTGGCGCCGCAGTACTTCCTGGATCTGGCGGGACAGGCGGGGGTGTTCGTGCGCTGA
- the nuoI gene encoding NADH-quinone oxidoreductase subunit NuoI, producing the protein MEGRTRVSKSIEPAGTSGEPGAASQDKFLNPVAGFGVTFKAMFKKRLTEQYPEQQKTTAPRFHGRHQLNRHPDGLEKCVGCELCAWACPADAIYVEGADNTDEERYSPGERYGIVYQINYARCILCGLCIEACPTRALTMTNEFELADSSRANLIYTKDQLLAGLTEGMVDSPHAIHPGMTEGDYYRGLVTEAAPGTVRQVAVSRGEEPAAGEQPEEVDA; encoded by the coding sequence ATGGAAGGGAGGACGAGGGTGTCTAAATCGATTGAACCGGCCGGGACTTCGGGGGAGCCCGGAGCCGCGTCCCAGGACAAGTTCCTGAACCCGGTGGCGGGCTTCGGCGTGACCTTCAAGGCCATGTTCAAGAAGCGGCTGACCGAGCAGTATCCGGAGCAGCAGAAGACCACGGCCCCCCGCTTCCACGGGCGCCACCAGCTCAACCGGCATCCGGACGGGCTGGAGAAGTGCGTCGGCTGCGAGCTGTGCGCCTGGGCCTGCCCGGCGGACGCGATCTACGTGGAGGGCGCGGACAACACGGACGAGGAGCGCTACTCGCCGGGCGAGCGGTACGGAATCGTCTACCAGATCAACTACGCCCGCTGCATCCTGTGCGGCCTGTGCATCGAGGCGTGCCCCACGCGCGCGCTCACGATGACCAACGAGTTCGAGCTCGCGGACAGCAGCCGGGCCAACCTGATCTACACCAAGGACCAGCTGCTCGCGGGCCTCACCGAGGGCATGGTCGACTCGCCGCACGCCATCCACCCGGGCATGACCGAGGGGGACTACTACCGGGGCCTGGTCACCGAGGCCGCCCCCGGCACGGTCCGCCAGGTCGCCGTCTCCCGGGGCGAGGAGCCGGCCGCCGGGGAGCAGCCCGAGGAGGTGGACGCGTGA
- a CDS encoding NADH-quinone oxidoreductase subunit G, protein MTVTTGAPSGGGEAAVPPEDLVSLTIDGIEISVPKGTLVIRAAEKLGIEIPRFCDHPLLDPVGACRQCIVEVEGQRKPMASCTITCTDGMVVKSQLTSPVAEKSQRGVMELLLINHPLDCPVCDKGGECPLQNQAMQVGDPDTRFEGKKRTYEKPVPISTQVLLDRERCVLCARCTRFSEQVAGDPMIELLERGALQQVGTGEGDPFESYFSGNTIQICPVGALTSAAYRFRSRPFDLVSSPSVCEHCAGGCATRTDHRRGKVLRRLAANEPEVNEEWLCDKGRFGFRYAQQQDRLTHPLVRNAAGELEVASWPEALEAAAAGLTAARGRAGVLTGGRLTVEDSYAYAKFARIALDTNDIDFRARVHSAEEADFLAAKVAGRGHLTGEGVTYTALEKAPAVLLVGFEAEEEAPGVFLRLRKAWRKHGQRTYALATHLTRGLEKAGGTLLPAAPGTETEWLDALAGGVGLEGDGSAAAEALRATGSVIVVGERLAGVPGALTAAVRAAAATGAELVWIPRRAGERGAIEAGALAALLPGGRPATDPRAREEVAAAWGVRELPHRFGRDTGQIVEAAATGELGALLVAGVDPADLPDPARAREALAGAFVVSLELRPSEVTERADVVFPVAAVAEKSGFFLNWEGRARMFEAALKPEQMTRRLAPADARVLHMLADAMDVHLALPDNRAARTELRGLGHWDGPRATEPLETAHPLPRPAEGEAVLAGHRLLLDLGTLQEGDEALAGTRHAAPARLSATTAAETGVKDGDLLEVSGPAGALRLPLVVTEMPDRVVWLPLNSTGGGVLADTGALPGQVVRIGPAAEAATAPEVRP, encoded by the coding sequence ATGACGGTGACGACTGGCGCTCCCTCCGGCGGCGGAGAGGCGGCGGTGCCGCCCGAGGACCTGGTGTCGCTGACCATCGACGGGATCGAGATCAGCGTCCCCAAGGGCACGCTGGTGATCCGGGCCGCCGAGAAGCTCGGCATCGAGATCCCCCGGTTCTGCGACCATCCGCTGCTCGATCCGGTCGGCGCCTGCCGCCAGTGCATCGTGGAGGTGGAGGGCCAGCGCAAGCCGATGGCGTCCTGCACCATCACCTGCACCGACGGCATGGTGGTCAAGTCGCAGCTGACCTCGCCGGTGGCCGAGAAGTCCCAGCGCGGGGTGATGGAGCTGCTGCTCATCAACCACCCGCTGGACTGCCCGGTCTGCGACAAGGGCGGCGAGTGCCCGCTGCAGAACCAGGCGATGCAGGTCGGCGACCCCGACACCCGCTTCGAGGGCAAGAAGCGCACCTACGAGAAGCCGGTGCCCATCTCGACGCAGGTGCTGCTCGACCGCGAGCGCTGCGTGCTGTGCGCGCGCTGCACCCGCTTCTCCGAGCAGGTCGCGGGCGACCCGATGATCGAGCTCCTGGAGCGCGGCGCGCTCCAGCAGGTCGGCACCGGCGAGGGCGACCCCTTCGAGTCGTACTTCTCCGGCAACACCATCCAGATCTGCCCGGTCGGCGCGCTGACCTCGGCGGCGTACCGGTTCCGCTCCCGCCCCTTCGACCTGGTCTCCTCGCCGTCGGTGTGCGAGCACTGCGCGGGCGGCTGCGCCACCCGCACCGACCACCGGCGCGGCAAGGTCCTGCGGCGCCTCGCGGCCAACGAGCCCGAGGTCAACGAGGAGTGGTTGTGCGACAAGGGCCGGTTCGGCTTCCGGTACGCGCAGCAGCAGGACCGGCTGACCCATCCGCTGGTGCGCAACGCGGCCGGTGAGCTGGAAGTGGCCTCCTGGCCCGAGGCGCTGGAGGCAGCCGCGGCCGGCCTCACGGCGGCGCGCGGCCGGGCCGGGGTGCTCACCGGCGGCCGGCTGACCGTCGAGGACTCCTACGCGTACGCCAAGTTCGCCCGGATCGCCCTGGACACCAACGACATCGACTTCCGCGCGCGCGTGCACTCGGCCGAGGAGGCCGACTTCCTGGCGGCGAAGGTCGCCGGGCGCGGCCACCTCACCGGCGAGGGCGTCACGTACACCGCGCTGGAGAAGGCGCCCGCGGTGCTGCTCGTCGGGTTCGAGGCGGAGGAGGAGGCGCCCGGCGTCTTCCTGCGGCTGCGCAAGGCGTGGCGCAAGCACGGCCAGCGCACCTACGCGCTCGCCACCCATCTGACCCGGGGCCTGGAGAAGGCGGGCGGCACGCTGCTGCCCGCCGCGCCCGGCACCGAGACCGAGTGGCTGGACGCGCTGGCGGGCGGGGTCGGCCTGGAGGGCGACGGCTCGGCCGCCGCCGAGGCGCTGCGGGCCACCGGGTCCGTCATCGTCGTCGGCGAGCGGCTCGCGGGCGTCCCGGGCGCGCTGACCGCCGCCGTACGGGCCGCCGCCGCGACCGGCGCCGAGCTGGTGTGGATCCCGCGCCGGGCCGGCGAGCGGGGCGCGATCGAGGCGGGCGCGCTGGCCGCGCTGCTGCCCGGCGGGCGCCCGGCCACCGATCCACGCGCGCGTGAGGAGGTGGCCGCCGCCTGGGGCGTACGCGAACTGCCGCACCGCTTCGGGCGCGACACCGGCCAGATCGTGGAGGCCGCCGCCACCGGCGAACTGGGCGCCCTGCTGGTCGCGGGCGTCGACCCGGCCGACCTGCCGGACCCGGCACGCGCGCGTGAGGCACTCGCCGGGGCCTTCGTGGTCTCCCTGGAGCTGCGGCCGAGCGAGGTCACCGAGCGGGCGGACGTGGTCTTCCCGGTCGCGGCCGTCGCCGAGAAGTCCGGCTTCTTCCTCAACTGGGAGGGCCGGGCCCGGATGTTCGAGGCGGCCCTCAAGCCGGAGCAGATGACCCGGCGCCTGGCGCCCGCCGACGCGCGCGTGCTGCACATGCTGGCGGACGCCATGGACGTGCACCTGGCGCTCCCCGACAACCGCGCCGCCCGCACCGAGCTGCGCGGACTCGGCCACTGGGACGGGCCGCGCGCCACCGAACCCCTGGAGACCGCGCACCCGTTGCCGCGGCCCGCCGAGGGCGAGGCGGTCCTCGCGGGCCACCGGCTGCTGCTGGACCTCGGCACCCTCCAGGAGGGCGACGAGGCGCTGGCCGGCACCCGGCACGCGGCCCCGGCCCGGCTCTCGGCGACCACCGCCGCCGAGACCGGCGTCAAGGACGGCGACCTGCTGGAGGTGAGCGGGCCCGCGGGCGCGCTCCGACTGCCGCTGGTGGTCACCGAGATGCCCGACCGGGTGGTGTGGCTGCCGCTCAACTCGACCGGTGGCGGGGTGCTCGCGGACACCGGGGCCCTGCCGGGCCAGGTCGTCCGCATCGGCCCGGCCGCCGAGGCCGCCACCGCACCGGAGGTGCGGCCGTGA
- a CDS encoding NADH-quinone oxidoreductase subunit M: MSFPLLTATAALPAVGAIATAAVPAERRTAAKWLALLVSLGTLALGVVQLVRFEPGGDRYQLTESHAWIKDFGVRYELGVDGIGVALIALTALLIPFVIAAGWHDADPLDTHSSRWRPTQGFFALILAVEAMVILSFEATDVFLFYILFEAMLIPMYFLIGGFGDRAHEHGDEAAATQRSYAAVKFLLYNLIGGLIMLAAVIGLYDVAGTFSLDEIAAARANGSLDMATNTERLLFLGFFFAFAVKAPLWPLHTWLPNAMGEATAPVAVLITAVVDKVGTFAMLRFCLQLFPDASKWATPVILVLAVISIIYGALLAVGQRDIKRLVAYASISHFGFIVMGIFAMTTQGQSGATLYMVNHGISTAALMLVAGFLISRRGSRLIADYGGVQKVAPLLAGTFLVGGLATLSLPGLAPFVSEFLVLVGTFSRYPAIGVIATLGIVLAALYVLVLYQRTMTGPVKAEVQGMPDLKVRELLVVAPLIALLVFLGVYPKPLTDIVNPAVQHTMTDVHKKDPKPVVEAAQ; this comes from the coding sequence ATGTCGTTCCCCCTCCTTACCGCGACGGCGGCGCTCCCGGCGGTCGGTGCGATCGCCACCGCCGCCGTCCCGGCCGAGCGGCGGACCGCCGCCAAGTGGCTGGCGCTGCTGGTGTCGCTGGGCACGCTGGCCCTGGGCGTCGTCCAGCTCGTACGGTTCGAGCCCGGCGGCGACCGGTACCAGCTCACCGAGTCGCACGCCTGGATCAAGGACTTCGGCGTCCGCTACGAACTGGGCGTGGACGGCATCGGGGTGGCGCTGATCGCGCTCACCGCGCTGCTGATCCCGTTCGTCATCGCGGCGGGCTGGCACGACGCCGACCCGCTGGACACGCACAGCAGCCGCTGGCGCCCCACCCAGGGCTTCTTCGCCCTGATCCTGGCGGTCGAGGCGATGGTGATCCTCTCCTTCGAGGCCACCGACGTCTTCCTCTTCTACATCCTGTTCGAAGCCATGCTGATCCCGATGTACTTCCTGATCGGCGGCTTCGGCGACCGCGCCCACGAGCACGGCGACGAGGCGGCGGCCACCCAACGGTCGTACGCGGCGGTCAAGTTCCTGCTCTACAACCTCATCGGCGGGCTGATCATGCTGGCCGCGGTGATCGGGCTCTACGACGTGGCCGGGACGTTCTCGCTCGACGAGATCGCGGCGGCGCGCGCCAACGGCTCGCTGGACATGGCGACCAACACCGAGCGGCTGCTGTTCCTCGGCTTCTTCTTCGCCTTCGCGGTGAAGGCCCCGCTGTGGCCGCTGCACACCTGGCTGCCCAACGCGATGGGCGAGGCCACGGCGCCGGTCGCGGTGCTGATCACGGCGGTGGTCGACAAGGTCGGCACCTTCGCGATGCTCCGCTTCTGCCTCCAGCTGTTCCCGGACGCCTCCAAGTGGGCGACGCCGGTGATCCTGGTGCTCGCGGTGATCAGCATCATCTACGGGGCGCTGCTGGCGGTCGGCCAGCGGGACATCAAGCGCCTGGTGGCGTACGCGTCGATCTCGCACTTCGGCTTCATCGTCATGGGCATCTTCGCCATGACCACCCAGGGCCAGTCGGGCGCCACGCTCTACATGGTCAACCACGGGATCTCGACGGCGGCGCTGATGCTGGTGGCCGGCTTCCTGATCTCGCGCCGCGGCTCGCGGCTGATCGCGGACTACGGAGGGGTGCAGAAGGTGGCCCCGCTGCTCGCGGGCACCTTCCTGGTGGGCGGTCTGGCGACGCTCTCGCTGCCCGGACTCGCGCCCTTCGTCAGCGAGTTCCTGGTCCTGGTCGGCACGTTCAGCAGGTACCCGGCGATCGGTGTGATCGCCACGCTCGGCATCGTGCTCGCCGCGCTGTACGTGCTGGTGCTCTACCAGCGCACCATGACCGGCCCGGTCAAGGCCGAGGTGCAGGGCATGCCCGACCTCAAGGTCCGTGAACTCCTGGTGGTCGCCCCGCTGATCGCGCTCCTGGTGTTCCTGGGTGTGTACCCGAAGCCGCTGACCGACATCGTCAACCCGGCGGTGCAGCACACCATGACCGACGTACACAAGAAGGACCCCAAGCCCGTGGTGGAGGCGGCCCAGTGA
- the nuoL gene encoding NADH-quinone oxidoreductase subunit L: MENLIALLIAAPLLGAAVLLCGGRRLDAVGHWLGTLLAAVSFGLGVALFADMLGRSADNRAVHKHLFSWVPVEGFQADIGFQLDQLSMTFVLLITGVGTLIHIYSIGYMEHDENRRRFFGYLNLFLAAMLLLVLADNYLLLYVGWEGVGLASYLLIGFWQHKPSAATAAKKAFLVNRVGDMGLSIAIMVMFTTWGSFSFSTVFNEVGETGDGRNTTIGLMLLLAACGKSAQVPLQSWLGDAMEGPTPVSALIHAATMVTAGVYLITRSGTIFNAVPDVQTVVVIVGAVTLLFGAIVGCAKDDIKKALAGSTMSQIGYMVLATGLGPIGYPFAIMHLVTHGFFKAGLFLGAGSVMHGMNDEVDMRKYGGLRKYMPVTFITFGLGYLAIIGFPGLSGFWSKDKIIEAAFAKGGTEGWILGAVTLLGAAITAYYMTRVMLMTFFGEERWRTAPAASPAEPGAEPAAAHQDAHAEPHPHESPGTMTIPMIVLAFGSVLAGGLFSINESFVKWLEPVTSLSHGDSPVSEGVVTAATITVLLIGVGLAWAQYGRKPVPVVAPRGSLLTRAARRDLLQDDFNHVVLVRGGEHLTRSLVYVDHTLVDGVVNGTAAGFGGLSGRLRKLQNGFARSYAVSMFGGAAVLIAATLLMRAV, translated from the coding sequence GTGGAGAACCTGATTGCGCTGCTCATCGCGGCGCCTCTGCTAGGAGCGGCGGTCCTGCTGTGCGGCGGGCGTCGGCTCGACGCCGTGGGCCACTGGCTCGGCACCCTGCTGGCGGCCGTGTCGTTCGGCCTCGGCGTGGCGCTCTTCGCCGACATGCTGGGCCGCTCGGCCGACAACCGGGCGGTGCACAAGCACCTGTTCAGCTGGGTGCCGGTGGAGGGCTTCCAGGCCGACATCGGCTTCCAGCTCGACCAGTTGTCGATGACCTTCGTCCTGCTGATCACCGGTGTGGGCACGCTGATCCACATCTACTCGATCGGCTACATGGAGCACGACGAGAACCGCCGCCGCTTCTTCGGCTACCTCAACCTGTTCCTGGCGGCGATGCTGCTGCTGGTCCTCGCCGACAACTACCTCCTGCTGTACGTGGGCTGGGAGGGCGTGGGCCTCGCGTCCTACCTGCTCATCGGCTTCTGGCAGCACAAGCCCAGCGCGGCGACCGCGGCCAAGAAGGCGTTCCTGGTCAACCGGGTCGGCGACATGGGCCTGTCCATCGCCATCATGGTCATGTTCACCACCTGGGGCTCCTTCTCCTTCTCGACCGTCTTCAACGAGGTGGGCGAGACCGGGGACGGCCGCAACACCACGATCGGCCTGATGCTGCTGCTGGCCGCGTGCGGCAAGTCCGCCCAGGTGCCGCTGCAGTCCTGGCTCGGTGACGCGATGGAGGGCCCGACCCCGGTCTCGGCCCTGATCCACGCGGCGACGATGGTGACCGCGGGCGTCTATCTGATCACCCGCTCCGGCACCATCTTCAACGCGGTGCCGGACGTGCAGACGGTCGTGGTGATCGTCGGCGCGGTCACCCTGCTGTTCGGTGCGATCGTCGGTTGCGCCAAGGACGACATCAAGAAGGCCCTGGCGGGCTCCACCATGTCGCAGATCGGCTACATGGTCCTGGCCACCGGCCTCGGCCCCATCGGCTACCCCTTCGCGATCATGCACCTGGTGACCCACGGCTTCTTCAAGGCCGGGCTCTTCCTCGGCGCGGGCTCCGTGATGCACGGCATGAACGACGAGGTCGACATGCGCAAGTACGGGGGCCTGCGCAAGTACATGCCGGTCACCTTCATCACCTTCGGCCTCGGCTACCTCGCCATCATCGGCTTCCCGGGCCTGTCCGGCTTCTGGTCCAAGGACAAGATCATCGAGGCGGCCTTCGCCAAGGGCGGCACCGAGGGCTGGATCCTCGGCGCGGTCACCCTGCTGGGCGCGGCCATCACCGCGTACTACATGACGCGCGTGATGCTGATGACGTTCTTCGGCGAGGAGCGCTGGCGCACCGCCCCGGCCGCGTCCCCGGCCGAGCCGGGCGCGGAGCCGGCCGCGGCCCACCAGGACGCGCACGCCGAGCCGCACCCGCACGAGTCGCCCGGCACCATGACGATCCCGATGATCGTGCTGGCCTTCGGTTCGGTCCTCGCGGGTGGCCTGTTCAGCATCAACGAGTCGTTCGTGAAGTGGCTGGAGCCGGTCACGAGCCTCTCGCACGGCGACTCGCCGGTGAGCGAGGGCGTGGTCACCGCGGCCACCATCACCGTGCTGCTGATCGGCGTCGGCCTGGCCTGGGCGCAGTACGGCCGGAAGCCCGTCCCGGTCGTCGCCCCGCGCGGCTCGCTGCTCACCCGGGCCGCCCGCCGCGACCTGCTCCAGGACGACTTCAACCACGTGGTCCTGGTCCGCGGCGGCGAGCACCTCACCCGCTCGCTGGTGTACGTCGACCACACCCTGGTCGACGGAGTGGTCAACGGAACCGCCGCAGGGTTCGGCGGGCTCTCCGGCCGGCTGCGCAAGCTGCAGAACGGCTTCGCCCGCAGTTACGCGGTCTCCATGTTCGGAGGTGCGGCGGTGCTCATCGCCGCGACCCTGCTGATGAGGGCGGTGTAA
- the nuoH gene encoding NADH-quinone oxidoreductase subunit NuoH, with product MTPTFLAAEDLSLFGRDPWWLIALKAVFCFAFLMVTVLFSIVWERKVVAWMQLRIGPNRHGPWGMLQSLADGIKLMLKEDVVVKRADKVVYVLAPIVAAIPAFMAIAVIPFGPSGNEVSIFGHRTTMQLTDLPIAMLYILACASVGIYGIVLAGWSSGSTYPLLGGLRSCAQMISYEIAMGAAFASVFLYSGSMSTSEIVAQQHDRWYIVLLPVSFIIYVVTMVGETNRAPFDMPESEGDLVGGFNTEYSSIKFALFMLAEYVNMVTVSAVSTTLFLGGWRAPWPVSTFWEGANHGWWPMLWFVIKVQLLLFFFIWLRGTLPRVRYDQLMKLGWKVLIPVSVVWLMLVATVRALRNDGHDFSKIVLYVGGAVVAVLLISLVADVFRGRTDESAAEAEPPAFDPMAGGFPVPPLPGQTLPPVPRRRPRHERELVVSGGSDTESDRDGREDEGV from the coding sequence GTGACCCCGACCTTCCTCGCGGCCGAGGACCTCTCCCTGTTCGGCCGCGACCCCTGGTGGCTCATCGCCCTCAAGGCCGTGTTCTGCTTCGCGTTCCTGATGGTGACCGTGCTGTTCTCGATCGTCTGGGAGCGCAAGGTCGTCGCCTGGATGCAGCTGCGCATCGGGCCCAACCGGCACGGCCCCTGGGGCATGCTCCAGTCGCTCGCCGACGGCATCAAGCTGATGCTGAAGGAAGACGTCGTCGTCAAGCGGGCCGACAAGGTGGTCTACGTCCTGGCGCCGATCGTCGCCGCGATCCCGGCCTTCATGGCGATCGCCGTGATCCCGTTCGGGCCGTCCGGCAACGAGGTCTCGATCTTCGGCCACCGCACCACCATGCAGCTCACCGACCTGCCGATCGCGATGCTCTACATCCTCGCGTGCGCCTCGGTCGGCATCTACGGCATCGTGCTCGCGGGCTGGTCCTCCGGCTCGACGTACCCGCTGCTCGGCGGGCTCCGCTCGTGCGCGCAGATGATCTCGTACGAGATCGCGATGGGCGCGGCCTTCGCCTCGGTCTTCCTCTACTCGGGGTCGATGTCGACCTCGGAGATCGTCGCCCAGCAGCACGACCGCTGGTACATCGTGCTGCTGCCGGTCTCCTTCATCATCTACGTGGTCACGATGGTGGGCGAGACCAACCGCGCCCCCTTCGACATGCCCGAGTCCGAGGGCGACCTGGTCGGCGGCTTCAACACCGAGTACTCGTCGATCAAGTTCGCGCTGTTCATGCTGGCCGAGTACGTCAACATGGTCACCGTCTCGGCGGTGTCGACCACCCTCTTCCTCGGCGGCTGGCGGGCCCCGTGGCCGGTGTCCACCTTCTGGGAGGGCGCCAACCACGGCTGGTGGCCGATGCTCTGGTTCGTCATCAAGGTCCAGCTGCTGCTGTTCTTCTTCATCTGGCTGCGCGGCACGCTGCCCCGCGTCCGCTACGACCAGCTGATGAAGCTCGGCTGGAAGGTCCTCATCCCGGTCTCGGTCGTCTGGCTGATGCTGGTGGCGACCGTGCGCGCGCTCCGCAACGACGGCCACGACTTCTCCAAGATCGTGCTGTACGTCGGCGGCGCGGTCGTCGCCGTCCTGCTGATCTCACTGGTCGCGGACGTCTTCCGGGGCCGCACGGACGAGTCGGCGGCCGAGGCCGAGCCACCCGCGTTCGACCCGATGGCGGGCGGGTTCCCGGTGCCACCGCTGCCCGGACAGACCCTGCCGCCGGTACCGCGACGGCGCCCCAGGCACGAGCGCGAGCTGGTTGTCAGTGGCGGATCGGATACTGAGAGTGACCGCGATGGAAGGGAGGACGAGGGTGTCTAA
- the nuoK gene encoding NADH-quinone oxidoreductase subunit NuoK: protein MNPVNYLYLSALLFTIGAAGVLIRRNAIVVFMCVELMLNACNLAFVVFSRMHGNLDGQIIAFFTMVVAAAEVVVGLAIIVSLFRSRHSASVDDASLMKL, encoded by the coding sequence GTGAACCCGGTCAACTACCTTTATCTGTCGGCGCTGTTGTTCACCATCGGCGCCGCCGGTGTGCTGATCAGGCGGAACGCGATCGTGGTCTTCATGTGCGTCGAGCTGATGCTCAACGCCTGCAACCTCGCGTTCGTGGTCTTCTCCCGGATGCACGGCAACCTCGACGGCCAGATCATCGCCTTCTTCACGATGGTCGTCGCCGCCGCGGAGGTCGTCGTCGGGCTCGCGATCATCGTGTCGCTCTTCCGTTCCCGCCACTCGGCCTCGGTCGACGACGCCAGCCTGATGAAGCTGTAA